A window of Fusarium verticillioides 7600 chromosome 7, whole genome shotgun sequence genomic DNA:
CTTCCAAGATATTGCCGAGATGTATCACCAGGTATTAAAGAAGGATATTATCCAGGCGGCTTTGAGTGTGTGCTTCTACATACGTTCTGCAGTTCGGCCAGCTTCTGACAGCACCGGACTAGGCTCACAAGCTCTGCGCATGTCTCCTGACTCGTCAGACGACTTCCCGACCTACAACCCAGAGAACCTTGTGCTCTGGTCGCCATCGCGACTGATCAACACTGTGGAGAAGACGTTGGACCTTTTGGTTCGCAACATCAGTGGTCGGGACACCAAGGACGTGGTCTGTCTTGCTGTTGTTCTGGAATGCGTGTCCAGACCGGAAGTTAAGACAGACGAGATTACACAAAACCTCCGCATTGTATTGGAACGTTGCCTAAGGGCAACCAACATGAACCTCGATGGTGTTCCCATGGGCTCAACTGGAGTTCctgtcgatggcttccaaGGGGATGCATACCGGCATCATGTGCCATTCATGTATCAACGAAATTCTATTGGAGTCCCGGCAGCTCTGAACGACTTTGACAACTGGATGCTATGGGAAGGGTGGGAATAATCGGATCAAGAGCATATATGCGTATCtgagtttgaagaaagattTGAGTCTCGAGTTCTCTGTTCTTACTACTCCCTTTTACCTTTTACCTTTTacttgagttttcttttgTCTTGAGCGGCTGGAAGGTATTGATTTGAGTGTTTGTGTGGATATGTGAGTTGcagagatgatggcaaacTGGACTTGAAAAGAACAATATACAGGGTCTGGGAAGTTCAGCGGGCGTTGGTAAGGATTCCCCTGCGGGGACGATTGTATTAAGATGCGTTTATACTGTTGGCCATACGTGGCCCTGCGAGGCGCATTAGGCATAGATGGTTGAAGCGTGAGCTTTCGCATGCTTTGCGCCTGTACAGAccaagggaaaggaagaggTATGTTTGGGACATAACAGAGGCCTAATGAGTCAATTAATTGTCAAGTTATTGATAGAATGGATTTTGGACAATATATCACATGGAATCGATGAACATGGGAGCGGATTgagctgctgatgaggatcaaTACCAAAACTATCCCGGCAAGCGACTCGATCGCCAAATACATCTTCGAATCATTGCGATTTCTGTCATGTCAACTTAACATCACCTACTCCAGGTTGTTCTCTTCCATGTTCTTCCATTGGACTTGTTCTCCATGCTTTATCTTGCGGGAAATGGGCCATCCTCgctttctttttcttgacAGTAGCCAACCAAGCAGCCACACGACCTTGTTCAGGCGAGGTCCGGATGGTGGCAGGGAGTTGACCAGCTAGACGAGGACACTGGGCGAGATCAAAAGGCAAGCCGCTTTCTCGCACTATTCTGTCGACCCTCTTGTAACCGTCTGCCTCCAGCTGCATGGCGTTACTTTGGATGAACACAAGACGAAGAGGCATTGCTACagtttccttttcttcgttTGCTTTAGCAGTCTGTATGGCTTTTAGAGCCCTGACCAGATTGTGAGTGACTGCTTCGAGAACATGGGTGTTGTAGAAAGCGAGTATGACTGCTTCAGGGGGCTTTGGTGTCTGTAAAGCCATTTCGAGGTCGTGTTGGGAAGCGGGTAGGCCATTGACCAGAGTGACGCTTGCATGATGGGGAACCTGTGAAGTCTGGGGAGTAAGGAAAGAGATGGTAAAGTTTCGAGATAGAGCAGATTGGATAATGCGAGCGCTGTTGTGGTTTGAAGAGCATAGGAGGAGGATATGCATCGTGAGtttggtgtaagtgagtgaGGTGAGGGGAGGCTTCGGAGGATGTCCAAGAATGACAAGACAGACGGAAGATAAGCCTCAAAGCAACAACAAATCAAGATCTAGAATATGAATTGAATGCCTAGAATGACTTGCTTTTATAGTTCGTCATCTCGATCGTGAGTTGGTCTGTTGCTGAGTCTACTCGGCCGATTGAACACGGCGCCGACTTGCTCGGCCGGGAGCGGACCCCGACCTTGAATAAGTGTCCCGACTCCTGACAGTAACTGTAAGTAACTTGGTCTCGCATACCAAACCCATTCCAATTGAATAAGCAGTCGTAGTCAGTGAATTCGTTGCCGACCCAAAGAGGAAATGTTGAAGCAGCAAACGAGCCTCGGCATCTCGGTTGGTTTTTAGGCGCCCCCGCACTCGCTGATGATTCAACTTTTAGAGGCTAGAGACAGTGAATGTAACGAGAGCATCGATTCCATTTGATGCGAGTTTGGGCTTGGACCGAGTTGTTTACCGAATTGGGATCAAAGCCGGGGTAGATTCCGTCGATCCTGGGGCTGTTGACTGACTACCTTAACTAATGGGCAGTGATATCATGTTTTATACATAAACCAACACTAACACTCCCTTTTGTCTGACATCTAAACTCATCTTTCTCGGTTTTTATTCATAGCAAGCAATACTCTACCTTATTTAAACACAatacagccagccacaatgCCTGACAAGAAAAAGTCACCCGCCTACGTCCTCGGCGTGGGCAtgaccaagttcatcaaacCCCGTGGCAAAGTCGACTACACCGAGCTCGGTTTCGAAGCCGGTATCAaagctcttcttgatgcccagATCAACTACGATGATGTTGACCAAGGCGTTGCATGCTACTGCTACGGCGACAGCACATGCGGCCAGCGCGTCTTCTACCAGTTCGGCATGACCCAAATTCCTGTCTACAacgtcaacaacaactgcTCAACAGGCAGCACTGGCCTCAACATGGCCAGAACCCTTGTTCAGCACGGTGCTGCTGACTGTGTCATGGTCGTGGGCTTCGAGAAGATGGCCGCGGGCAGTCTGCAGAGCAACTTTAAGGATAGAGAGAACCCTACTGGGACGacgatcaagatgatggctgagacTAGGGGCGTCACTAATGCTCCTGGGGCTGCTCAGATGTTTGGTAATGCCGGAAGAGAGTACATGGAGAAGTGAGTACCTCTTATATATAGCACAAGTAGGATGTCCTTGTACTAACTTAACTGATCTAGATACGGAGCAACGGCTGAGGACTTTGCAGAGATTGCACGCATCAACCATGCCCACTCCCCCAAGAACCCCTACTCTCAGTTCCAACAAGTCTACACCAAGGAGCAAGTCCTCCAATCTCCCATGATTCACGAGCCCCTCACCAAACTCCAATGCTGCCCAACTTCAGACGGCGGCGCAGCAGCCATCATTGTATCTGAAGCCTTCCTCAACGCTCGTCCTCACCTGCGAGAACAGGCTGTCGAGATCGCAGGCCAGCATCTCGCAACTGATGcaccaagtctcttctccCAAAGCTCCATTGACCTGATGGGCTATGAGATGTCTCAGCGTGCTATGAAGGAGGCTACTCAACAAGCTGGTATTTCACCTCGTGATTGTCAGGTCGTTGAGTTACATGATTGTTTCAGTGCAAACGAGATGATCACCATTGACGCTCTTGGTCTCTGTGACAAGGGTAAAGCACACGAGCTCGTTCGCTCAGGAGATATCACCTACGGAGGAAAATACGTCATCAACCCTTCGGGCGGTCTAATCTCCAAGGGTCATCCCCTCGGCGCAACAGGCATTGCGCAATGCGCTGAGTTGGTCTGGCATCTTCGAGGCTGGGCCAACAACCGTGCTGTGCCCAACACACGGTACTGTCTTCAGCACAAtctcggtcttggaggcGCAGCAGTGGTTACTGTTTACAAGAGAGCAGACGGGGGGGTTGCTCAGGCTGTGAACTCGACCATGGTTGGTAACAGGAACAAGTTGGGATATAACCCTGCTGTTGAGGCCAAGGGGTTCACCCAGGAGCAGGTTGATTTGgtgaggagcaagaagaacaggagTGAGTGGGCGTTGCAGgacgttgagaagaaggttgaggcGAGGTTTTAAGAAGAGTATGTGACGTTCTTGGATGGATTGGCCAAGCAGTTAATGTGGTCGAATACATACATGTCATGAATATATTTACTGCTGTGTCACACATTCATTCACTTGAGCAGCAGACATAGCACGAAAACTACATACACCTTTTATCTATTGTAACAAGTTCTTGTTGATTGCAAATCGGACTGTCCAATCAAGAGATTCCATTTTGTTGATATTGCATATTTTGAATGTTGCATCCATGTTTACTCAAAACCGCCACTTTACATCGATAATTGGCACAGCGATCACTTCATCCCTTTTCCCCTGccccctccctctcccactTTCACTTTGGAAGAATTCATGACAACTTCTCCCCAACAAACAAAAATATAAAGATTATTGAGAAACAGAGCGCATTCATTTGACATGGCTCGATTTGACGGCCTACCCCCAGAATTGCGCGCAGCAATATGGGAATATACCCTCCCCGAGGATGAGAACGCGATACATATCCAATCTAGAGTGGGCAAATGAGTTCTTCCTGTCAGAGCCTCGAGGTCCCAATTCTAACGACGATTTCAACCCATGCCTCCCTGCCCGTATCCAAGTCCCTATTTCTGGAGTATACAATGTTTCCAGAGACGCCCGCCCCGTTGTATCTAATCTGATGTGGCCGACATCGACCGATTCATTGAAAGCAAACATAGCCTGGACAAGCAATACTCGCGTAAAAGGGACTACAGATTTACAAATACACATCCAAATTGTTTAATAAAATCAACAGAAATTGAAGCCATATATGAGTAAATAATTGACAGTCAATTTCTGGGCCAAACGCCGTTGTCATCAAATGTACGGATGCCACTGGACAAGTTATCCACGCTATTGTATTGAAGCCCAACaaaatcatcaccaacatcagcattTCTAATCTTCTCAGACGTGGCCTGTAACGAAATTACATTTAAGCTGGTCCTTGTAAGGGGTATGACGCGTTGATCACGGCACTAACTAACTGGCGTATCAAACTGGAATAAAGAAAAGCCCTAACCCCCTATTTGACGGATATAAAAACCTCGGTCAGAGACGCGCTGAAGCGCGTCTCTGACCTTGATTCTTTCACATCACTTACACCACAACCTCATTTTCTACTGTCAAACACTCTGAATTCGCTGACTCTTTTGAACTCAACATGGATCAATCGTTCCCTCAATTTGCCAAGCTTCCAATAGAAGTGCGTGCCACTATTTGGGAGCACACACTCCCTGAGGGAGATGGTGGTGCCGCCTTATACATGTACAACATGGACTGGTGGGCACAGTATTCTCCCCCTGGCGTTGTATTTCACGACATGACTACGCAAGGCATTCAACAACTGAGTCGGTCTCCTCGTGTTCAAGTGCCTATTCCTACCTGTGCTGCTGTGTGCAAAGAGGGTCGACGAGTGGTCGAgcagtggaggaagaagaataaCTTGGAGTGGTATTTTCGCGAAGAGACCAAAGGCGACATCCTCGTTCGTCGCTTTGATTCTGAGCGAGATATACTCTACGTTTCTCGACATAAATGGGAGTCCTTCCAGCTTCTGGCCGTGGACTGggagaatgatgatgaacacgCTGCCGTCATTCGTATAATGGAGAGCGTCAAATATCTTTCACTCCCAGCATTCACAGCTTACTACAGCATCGGCAACATCGCAGGTCTCCTGCCATGGATGAAAAACATCAAGGCTATCTACGTCGTGTGGAACGAACTCCCCAAAGCCCATATGATCAAGAGACAGTTGCCTGATGTAGCGCACATAGCAGAAGTCAAGATACCACTGGACGCACCGGTGCAGCCACGGTGGGAGCTTGATAGGTTCCTACAAcgtgaagatgaggttgaatTCCATTACACTGATGAAGAAACGGGTCGCGAGtatgttgaagagggcgagcTTTCGGAGTGGCttgaggatattgatgaCTTGTGGAGCACTACTGAGGTTGATCCCGAGAtttgggatgaggatgaggagaagttgaagacacCGCAGATTCATGTAACTGTGAAGGAATTGCCTACTTGGCTCTGAGCTAGTGATGTTGGATGTGTTTGTATCGTTCGAGTTACTGTATTCAGAGCCTTGTAGTATGTCTCAATGAGCGTGGAAACAACAGGTTACATCTTGTACAAGATCAGACAACGAGTTGAGAAGACTGTGACAATACTATAAATGCCGAGGTTTACAGGAACTCTTCAACTCATACTGTTTGAAAAAGATACAATATTACagtcctcaagctcatccatAATAGAGAGGAGTCCATCGAAGAAACACGTGCTTCGATACCAGAGCCAACCATATGCAAATCACAATATCTGGATCTACACCACCATGGAAAACACAACAACCCCATCTACGAACCAAAATGACACATCACACGTCCATCTACCCATCATAGTCcagaccatcaccaagaccCCTACTAATATCCTCCCGGCTAAACCGAAGTCCACTCACCGCAAGATAAGCCCAACACCacatcagatcatcaatatcaagaACCCTCCCAGCCCATACGTAAGAAGCCACGAACTCATTAACTTCTCTGATGTGCATCTTACATGACATACCCTGCAACATGACCAAACTCCCGTCATACCACCGTGGGGGTTCAAATCAAGGACAGTACAGTCTAACTATATCATGACTTCAACGGAAGGCCAAGTCCACATATCGAGATCTAGCGAGGCACAGCCTCTTTACACCGAGAAAACAGCCGCGATCGAAGCCCACGACCCTTGCTATCgtcagatcagatcatggatgCTCGGCCAGATACCCGGGGGGATATGGGCGTATATCGTACACACCCCTGTGGCTTTGTTTCTAGAATAACGCCAAcgcagagcctcatcttgaaAACTTATCAGAGTCTCATCTGCCTGTCCCTGTATCTCGGCTCTGAATGGTTCTTGGGTCATGGGTAAGGTATAGATAGGGCCGAGCCGCTGCGGAAGAGCCTCATGGGGCTCTTTTTTCTGTTTTTCGGCGCTATAAACGGAACACTTTGGTTATCAGGTGATCTGATTTCGCTGCAGTCCGATGGACTATTTTTCTAGTCAGGAGAACGAATGGTGGTTGATCCATGCATCTGCAGGGACTCTGGTTAATGTTCCTAGAAGGCAACTGTTTCGTTGCATTCTTTGGATAAACGGCTGAAGACAAGGTAGTAAGAGTCTCGTTACTTTAACGGCGTCTCTCCGCCGAgactaaggtaccttagaCTCCCGTTGACCTGGTTCGGTGTGGCCGGTAGCAGGCAGCTCACATCATGTCACAAAAGGTGGGACTTGAGAAAATCAGAATCAGCCCATTCTTTCGTATCGtgtcttgtttgtcttgtctgtgtTTGGTTCGCGATGAGTCAGTAGCGAATTCTCGACTCCATAGATTAACGACTGGAATGACAAATCATATGTGCATCTCTTGTACAGTGAAAgattgattgataagatgaaCAGAGATTGATGCTGGCTCAAGACTTGACATGACACGAGGTTGTGCTCTATTGACTGTAAGTGTTGCGCAAATGGAGATTATCCGCAGGGCACTGATGATAGAATATGTGAGCAATTCATGGAAGGTTTCAATAAATCTTTAGAGAATAGGCAGTgaaaggagaagcagaatcCAGGATCTCGCATGTGGTATAGGGTAGCATTTTTGTAGATGTGAACCTTGATCCTGCAAGTTGACAAATTAAATCACCACAGTCTGATTGACAGAGTCTGTTATTCAGGTCCTGCTACTTCTATCAATCTATAATTGCTCTACGGCTTATGCCACCGCAGCCCAAGATGACGAGAGACGATCCTTGACTATAAATGACCAACACCTAATTTTAGACTCCCGTCACTTACACGGACCCCTCGGCCACTGAGCAAGTTACTCATCAAGTAACAGCTGAAGCAACAGCGAGATAAAAGGCATAAACTGCGACATAGGAAAACAGAAGCGAAACAgtgattgagaagcagaaaaggccaagattcGGAGTAATTACCCGTCAGAGGCGTTTCAGAAAAGTTTCCCCGTTGTATTGAGCACGTTTCATCTGGACCTGAGGCGTAACTTAGTTAGGCCGCCTCCCTCTAACGAATTGCGCAATTATCGCGGCGTCCAAGCACAGAGAACAAGTGTTGTCACTTGGTTATTAATAATTCACTTCCGCCGTCACAAACTGACTGCAACTCAAGCAAGATATCCCTTTGAAACGACTATAAATTATTTGCAATTCCCTTCagactcttccttctccaacttccatTCCTATTATTCAATTTCCACTTTTAGCACGGACCTGTAATTCCGACAGCTCTCCATTCGCGACTCCATCTGATAGATACATATCAAAATACCCCGCCACtttcttcaacctcacaaTTACAAATCAACAACacattcacaatggccgACACTCACACTTACGAGTTCAATATCACCATGAGCTGCGGCGGCTGCTCCGGTGCCATCGATAGagtcctcaagaagctcgacggTATGTATACGCCCCGAACGACCGCTGGCCGCTGCTAACAACATCCCTTTGCAGGTGTCGAGAGCTACGATGTGTCCCTTGAGAACCAGACCGCCAAGGTCGTCACCGCCCTCCCCTACGATACCGTCCTCCAGAAGATCGCAaagactggcaagaaggtcaacTCTGGCAAGgcggatggtgttgagcagtCCGTCGAGGTCGCCGCCTAAGCGCTGCACTAAGATAGGAGGCGAGTCGAGGACGTAACGAGCGATCGATCCATCTGAATATGTGTTAGCTTTGCAAGCGCTTGGGAAACATTCGGTGTTTATGGTCTCGGGTAACGAGAAAAGGAGGATCATCTGTTTTCATAAATAAGCCTCTTAACCAATCTAGACCTTTGATTGAATTCAGCTTTGACTTTAATCGTCTGGAACTTTTGCCACCGTCCCACCATTGTGCGTTAACTTGGATCGACGTGCAGCACGCGTTGTCCATAATGTGAATTCCGAATGTCGGATCAGAAGTGTCGTTTTCAGCAATCTTGAAGCTCGTTTCTTGCCTGTTGCCAGCTGGACAGCAAACAACGGCTCCATCAAACTCTTTGTCCCTGGTTTATCCAACCGTTGAACAGCCTAAAGTTTAAACTTGCGGCTGGCGAGTACTTCCATAGCTGGTTAACCTGAAAGGAACGAGGGCAACTTGCGAAAAAACGAGAGAGCACCGCCATCCGCAAGCCCCTGCGGGACAATTCAACTGCAACTGACTTGCTCTTGAATCTTGTGAAGTCGATCCGCTCGTCGAAGTGCTGCGCGGGAGGCACTCAACACAACAGTAAGTGTGGGAGAGAGCATTAAATGCAAACTAACCAGCGTTTGCACGGATAAGAGAGGTTCGAGGCAGATGTGCATACGGAGGCTTCATGGAATCCGACATGTACGCTGGCTATTCATGACATCGAATGGGTATTGTGCTATGATGGTCAAGAATGGGGCGAGAAACCATCAGGACCAGCCGTTTGAGAGAACTCCAAAGAGCTGCAAAACCACAGAAACAATGAAAGACGcagaaaaagcaacaagCAATCATGCAAGAAATCAGCTCTCAGGTGAGCAGCTTCCTGATGGATGGAACACAGCCCCTCCCTCGGACAAACGCTTCAAGTTGACAATGACGGCTCGTCGCAGAGAACGCTATCGCAGGCACATTGACCAATAAAAGGGTACGTACAACCCCAAGAATACCTACACGGTAAAACCAGTGGTAGAATATTGACCATGATTACCCCAGATCTGTGTATCATGACTCCAGATTATGTTCATGAGAGGGTAAAGCCACGCACTTTGGCGCCAGCTCACCGCAGCATCATGGGATCAGGTATAGTGTGAAGCTGAGATCCAACATGACCCCGTGAAATGCTTCCGTTTCTCCAGGTCCGAGAAGTCTCATGAGGCCAACAACTTTTCAAGTCTGGGGCCCCGTATCACAGGCAGCGCCAGGACGAAGAGATGCAGTTACACGCATGGCTGGGCTCGATGGGGCTCAGCCGTTCTCAGGGCGTCTCCAAGGTCCGGGGGGCGTGCCGCAACGTCGATGCGGGGAAAACAACTGCGGCTCATGCAAGTTAAAACTGCGGAGCCGCAGTGGATGCCGTTTTAGCATTGCACGGGCCTGATGACGGGGCCTAGAGGGATAAGCGCGGCTTGAAAACGCGGAGGACCCAGGAACCCACGGACCCTGCCCCAGATATGATGATCTAGGTAACATGGGGTTCAACTTTCAAGATGTGACGACCTGGTCAAGCTAGATCCGGCTCCCCTTACTCTAGGCAGTATCCAAGGTAAAGAACTTTGAATGACTTCTTCGTGCTTGATTATAGATCGCAGACTAGCATCAGCTTGGCCTTCGAGCTTGTATACATCATCCATAGTGTTGGCTGGATAAGCTGTGAGGGGAAACGACAAGCACCTTCACTTACACAGATGACGCACTCCTAGTTGCTCTTTCAAGGGCCAAAAATCTCGCAAGCCAATCTCCCTCTGGACCGACACGCGGGGAGGAAAACCGACATGGGGCTAAGCACATCTTGACAATCCCTGCGAAGGTATCGTGGAAGGTGGATCTTCACCAGTTGAAGGTAGATGAGGTGTTGCCACAGGACAAAGTCTGCATCTAATCAATCCCCTACCAGTTGCGTGTTCGAGAAGCAAATGGCACTTGGTGAGGGAACTTGAGGCGGGCAAGGATGTGAGAGTAGCTAGGGAGTTTGATCGTTAAGCTTTAGATGCCCCAAGCTCATTGCTCTAAGTCAATGTAGCGTTGATGGACAAGGTACATCTATCCGCAATCGTGACTGAGACTTGTATCAGGGTGGGTTGTGATGGTAGTTTCTGAAGCCTGTTCTAGCAAACTGCCAATTGCCATAAACAACAACGCCCGGCCACCCGGAGCATGGACGAGAAGCGTTGGCATAGGTTGGGGTAAAATCTGACCAATAGCGTCTTTGATATGCTCGTGAAATGTTGCACCAAATTCATAAGTCGCTTAGACAATACTGAATTCAGGTGACTATGTAGACAGTTGAAGCAGAGGAAACTGACTTGCCGAAAAATTAGT
This region includes:
- a CDS encoding sterol carrier protein 2 is translated as MPDKKKSPAYVLGVGMTKFIKPRGKVDYTELGFEAGIKALLDAQINYDDVDQGVACYCYGDSTCGQRVFYQFGMTQIPVYNVNNNCSTGSTGLNMARTLVQHGAADCVMVVGFEKMAAGSLQSNFKDRENPTGTTIKMMAETRGVTNAPGAAQMFGNAGREYMEKYGATAEDFAEIARINHAHSPKNPYSQFQQVYTKEQVLQSPMIHEPLTKLQCCPTSDGGAAAIIVSEAFLNARPHLREQAVEIAGQHLATDAPSLFSQSSIDLMGYEMSQRAMKEATQQAGISPRDCQVVELHDCFSANEMITIDALGLCDKGKAHELVRSGDITYGGKYVINPSGGLISKGHPLGATGIAQCAELVWHLRGWANNRAVPNTRYCLQHNLGLGGAAVVTVYKRADGGVAQAVNSTMVGNRNKLGYNPAVEAKGFTQEQVDLVRSKKNRSEWALQDVEKKVEARF